A genomic window from Williamwhitmania sp. includes:
- a CDS encoding SoxR reducing system RseC family protein has protein sequence MVTTSGKTFEHLGRVVEVTHNSVRIAIDGVAGCGSCQAKSVCAMGDAVEKDLVVDNKDLALNLNDQVRVILKQSQGMRAVTLGYVFPLIILLCVLISAVQVLGNEVEAGLFSVGAVGIYYLFLRLFRKKLEEKFVFIVEKID, from the coding sequence ATGGTTACAACTTCGGGAAAAACGTTTGAGCACCTTGGCCGGGTGGTGGAGGTAACCCATAACAGCGTTCGCATTGCCATTGATGGTGTAGCTGGGTGTGGCTCTTGCCAGGCAAAATCGGTATGCGCCATGGGCGATGCTGTGGAGAAGGATCTTGTGGTTGATAATAAGGATCTAGCTCTAAATCTGAACGATCAAGTTCGGGTAATATTGAAACAGTCGCAAGGCATGAGAGCGGTTACCTTGGGCTATGTTTTTCCGTTGATTATCCTTTTATGTGTTCTCATTTCTGCAGTTCAAGTTCTTGGTAACGAGGTTGAGGCTGGGCTTTTTTCAGTTGGAGCCGTGGGCATATATTATCTGTTTCTAAGGCTTTTTCGGAAAAAACTTGAGGAAAAGTTTGTGTTTATTGTTGAAAAGATTGATTAG
- a CDS encoding DUF2795 domain-containing protein has translation MYWTLELASKLEDAPWPATKEELIDFAIRSGAPMEVIENLVEIEDEGEIYESIEDIWPDYPSKDDFFFNEDEY, from the coding sequence ATGTATTGGACCCTTGAACTAGCATCGAAACTTGAAGATGCCCCTTGGCCAGCAACAAAGGAGGAGCTTATCGACTTTGCTATTCGATCAGGTGCGCCCATGGAGGTTATTGAAAATTTAGTGGAGATTGAGGATGAGGGCGAGATTTACGAAAGCATTGAAGACATTTGGCCTGACTATCCGAGTAAAGATGATTTTTTCTTCAACGAAGATGAATATTAA
- a CDS encoding class I SAM-dependent methyltransferase, translating into MRRRRGPIKLLRKYIVYKLIAKHRKGFGIHSPFTFNLLNKTLRENVPIELKTLARNYRRGFLSSKATLPRSILGAGALLSSGEQKKVLVSQIMQYSAIPSRYGELLYLLSKHFGADDILELGTGLGMSTFYLATGSPSSVLVSVEGHMPYARLAEQELDNADMVNVEVITASFKEALDKLKKERKRFGLFYIDGDHTLEATLNNFNRCAEISTQNAIFIFDDIHWSDEMEAAWEAIKQQDQCRISMDLFRMGIVFMNKKFQKQNYIVRY; encoded by the coding sequence ATGAGGCGAAGGAGAGGTCCTATTAAACTTTTGAGGAAGTACATTGTCTATAAATTAATTGCAAAGCACCGTAAAGGATTTGGTATTCACTCTCCATTCACCTTTAATCTGCTTAACAAAACGTTACGTGAGAATGTACCAATAGAGTTAAAGACATTAGCCCGCAACTACAGGCGAGGGTTTTTAAGCAGTAAGGCAACATTGCCACGCAGCATTCTTGGGGCTGGTGCGTTGTTATCGAGCGGAGAGCAAAAAAAAGTATTGGTAAGCCAAATAATGCAGTATTCTGCTATTCCTTCCCGATATGGCGAATTGCTCTACCTGCTATCGAAGCATTTTGGGGCTGATGATATTTTGGAGTTGGGTACCGGACTAGGGATGTCCACCTTCTACCTTGCCACAGGCTCGCCAAGCAGCGTGCTTGTTTCGGTTGAAGGTCACATGCCATACGCGCGTCTTGCAGAGCAGGAACTTGACAACGCCGATATGGTCAATGTGGAAGTAATTACAGCCTCATTCAAGGAGGCACTGGATAAATTAAAAAAAGAGAGAAAGCGGTTTGGGCTATTTTATATTGATGGAGATCACACGCTTGAGGCAACACTTAATAACTTTAATCGCTGTGCCGAAATTTCGACCCAAAACGCTATCTTTATATTCGATGATATCCACTGGAGCGATGAAATGGAGGCGGCGTGGGAAGCCATTAAGCAACAAGACCAATGCCGGATATCCATGGATCTTTTCCGAATGGGTATTGTGTTCATGAACAAGAAGTTTCAAAAACAAAACTATATTGTACGATACTAA
- a CDS encoding Fe-S cluster domain-containing protein yields MSSTIILFTVITLSLLGIVSAIVLYFVAQKFKIFEDPRIDDVEVMLPGANCGGCGYPGCRGLADALVKAEDLSTLFCPVGGNETMASIAQYLGKAVVAKDPQVAVIRCQGSPDHRKQTNFYDGATSCAVSTSLYSGDTGCQYGCLGYGDCVSVCNFDAIFINPVTKLPEVIDDKCTACGACVTACPKNIIELRKKRPKDRKIFVSCVSMDKGAISRKACQVSCIGCGKCVKVCAFDAITLQNYLAYIDAQKCTLCRKCVAECPTNAILELNFPPRKKVEVAEGEVSGS; encoded by the coding sequence ATGAGTTCTACTATTATCCTTTTTACAGTTATTACTTTGAGTTTACTGGGAATAGTATCAGCCATTGTGCTGTACTTTGTTGCCCAGAAGTTTAAGATTTTTGAAGATCCTCGTATCGACGATGTTGAAGTCATGCTGCCCGGTGCGAACTGTGGAGGTTGCGGATATCCCGGTTGCCGTGGCTTGGCCGATGCATTGGTGAAGGCGGAGGACCTCTCAACTCTCTTTTGCCCTGTTGGAGGCAACGAAACCATGGCCAGTATTGCCCAGTATTTGGGCAAGGCAGTTGTTGCGAAGGATCCACAGGTTGCCGTAATACGCTGCCAGGGTTCGCCAGATCATCGCAAGCAAACCAATTTCTACGATGGTGCTACCTCTTGTGCAGTCTCCACCTCCCTCTATTCGGGCGATACGGGCTGCCAGTATGGATGCCTCGGCTACGGCGATTGCGTTTCGGTTTGCAATTTCGATGCTATTTTCATCAATCCTGTTACGAAGTTGCCGGAGGTAATCGATGATAAGTGTACGGCCTGTGGTGCTTGCGTTACTGCTTGTCCAAAGAATATTATTGAGCTAAGGAAGAAGAGACCTAAGGATAGAAAAATCTTCGTTTCGTGTGTGAGCATGGACAAGGGCGCCATTTCGCGAAAAGCATGTCAGGTTTCCTGCATTGGTTGTGGAAAGTGCGTAAAGGTTTGCGCCTTTGATGCCATTACCTTGCAAAATTACCTTGCCTATATAGATGCACAGAAGTGCACCCTTTGCCGCAAATGTGTGGCTGAGTGCCCAACCAATGCCATTCTTGAGCTCAATTTCCCTCCTCGAAAGAAGGTGGAAGTTGCAGAGGGTGAAGTTTCAGGTAGTTAA
- a CDS encoding ABC transporter ATP-binding protein, with translation MAVRNLISIEGITKYYKVGTQVVKALNGVSLSMSSNEYVAIMGPSGSGKSTLMNILGCLDTPTAGTYILNNTDVSKMSDDQLADIRNKEIGFVFQTFNLLARYSSLENVMLPLIYAGIPKAEREKKAEVTLTNVGLADRMDHKPNELSGGQRQRVAVARALINNPSIILADEPTGNLDTKTSIDIMNLFEDIYNLGNTIILVTHEEEIALHARRIIRLRDGLIESDKVNTEPVGMRKVEHFQ, from the coding sequence ATGGCAGTAAGGAATCTTATTTCGATTGAAGGAATCACCAAATATTACAAGGTAGGAACCCAGGTGGTTAAGGCACTAAATGGGGTTAGCCTGTCAATGTCATCCAATGAATACGTTGCAATTATGGGGCCATCGGGTTCGGGTAAATCAACCCTGATGAACATTCTTGGCTGCCTTGATACCCCCACCGCAGGAACATACATTCTAAACAATACCGACGTAAGTAAAATGTCGGACGATCAGCTGGCCGATATACGAAACAAGGAGATTGGCTTTGTTTTTCAAACCTTCAACCTGCTTGCCCGTTACTCTTCGCTTGAGAATGTAATGCTGCCGCTAATATATGCTGGTATTCCTAAAGCAGAAAGAGAAAAGAAAGCGGAGGTTACCCTCACCAATGTTGGCCTAGCCGACCGCATGGACCACAAACCCAACGAGCTATCAGGAGGTCAACGTCAAAGAGTTGCCGTTGCAAGAGCGCTTATAAATAATCCTTCCATAATCCTTGCCGACGAGCCTACAGGAAACCTCGACACCAAAACGTCCATCGACATAATGAACCTCTTTGAGGATATCTACAACCTTGGAAACACTATTATCCTGGTAACCCACGAGGAGGAGATTGCCTTACATGCGCGAAGAATTATTCGGTTGCGTGATGGATTAATTGAATCGGATAAGGTAAATACAGAACCCGTTGGCATGAGAAAGGTTGAACATTTCCAGTAG
- a CDS encoding DUF3108 domain-containing protein: MKFRCIPLFLSFLLISLVGRSQDSAKKVPPKNTCVEHRFSQSAFKSGEQLTYAMSYSLLFIWTDVGEVVFTAQDVDFHGKPAVHFKAEGKTYSFYDKFFKVRDLYESWVEPKSLRPIYFNREVDEGGYTINNIYTFDWSTDRLFAYIKRKNHPEEIDTLQILPCSIDIVSILYYSRNIDYSEAKINQRFTVSLALDDQLYTVMYRYLGKEAIDVKGLGRFRCMKFGVGLVKGTVFSGKEELTLWITDDDNKIPIYIESPVKVGTIKGRIIKMQNLRFPLSSKVLEKD, translated from the coding sequence ATGAAATTCCGCTGTATTCCATTATTCTTGAGTTTTTTACTCATCTCCTTAGTTGGCCGTTCGCAAGATTCTGCTAAAAAGGTACCACCAAAGAACACCTGTGTTGAACATAGATTTTCGCAGAGTGCTTTTAAATCTGGTGAGCAGCTTACCTATGCCATGAGCTATTCTTTGCTCTTCATATGGACAGACGTTGGAGAGGTGGTTTTCACTGCTCAAGATGTTGATTTTCATGGGAAACCTGCTGTCCATTTTAAAGCGGAAGGGAAAACCTACTCTTTCTACGACAAATTTTTTAAGGTTAGAGATTTATATGAGTCCTGGGTTGAACCAAAATCTCTGCGACCAATCTATTTCAATCGTGAGGTTGACGAAGGAGGATATACCATTAATAATATCTACACTTTCGATTGGTCAACGGACCGCCTTTTCGCTTATATCAAGCGGAAAAACCACCCAGAGGAGATTGACACGCTCCAAATTCTTCCATGCTCCATCGATATTGTGAGCATTCTTTACTATAGCAGGAATATTGACTATTCTGAGGCAAAAATCAACCAGCGTTTCACTGTCTCCCTTGCTTTGGATGACCAACTTTATACGGTTATGTACCGTTACCTTGGCAAAGAGGCGATCGATGTTAAAGGGCTGGGACGATTTCGTTGTATGAAGTTTGGTGTAGGTTTGGTTAAAGGAACAGTATTTTCGGGTAAGGAGGAACTTACGCTTTGGATAACCGACGATGACAACAAGATTCCTATTTACATTGAATCTCCAGTAAAGGTTGGTACTATAAAGGGCAGGATAATTAAGATGCAGAATTTGCGCTTCCCGCTTTCCTCTAAAGTTCTGGAGAAAGATTAA
- a CDS encoding cob(I)yrinic acid a,c-diamide adenosyltransferase, whose translation MKIYTKTGDKGTTSLIGGTRVPKYHPRIEAYGTVDELISHIGLIRDQDIDHHIFEVLVSVQDQLMACASILAADCENCKVTIPQISEEHIVALEKEMDAMDSELPPLTSFVLPGGHPTVSYCHIARNVCRRAERNTIKLAENTPVQENVIRYLNRLSDYLFVLARFLAFKLKVKEILWKPNK comes from the coding sequence ATGAAAATATACACAAAAACAGGAGATAAGGGTACCACATCCCTTATTGGCGGAACGCGAGTGCCCAAGTATCATCCTCGTATAGAAGCCTATGGCACGGTGGATGAGCTAATCTCCCACATCGGGCTGATTCGTGACCAAGACATTGACCACCATATTTTTGAAGTGCTGGTCTCTGTACAGGACCAGCTCATGGCATGTGCCTCAATTCTGGCAGCCGATTGCGAAAACTGCAAGGTTACAATTCCACAAATCAGCGAAGAGCACATTGTTGCCTTAGAGAAGGAGATGGATGCCATGGATAGTGAGCTCCCTCCTCTTACCTCCTTTGTGCTTCCCGGTGGCCACCCTACAGTATCTTACTGCCATATTGCTCGAAACGTGTGCCGAAGGGCAGAACGAAACACCATAAAGTTGGCCGAAAACACTCCTGTTCAGGAAAATGTTATTCGCTACCTAAATCGCCTCTCCGATTATCTCTTTGTTTTAGCCCGTTTCCTCGCTTTTAAACTAAAAGTGAAAGAAATTTTATGGAAGCCAAACAAATAA
- a CDS encoding TonB-dependent receptor plug domain-containing protein, which translates to MKIAKCFIVVVALMVGPFSPNALLAQVDTTMLSGDRFYDLSLEQLMNIPVEISSKSAVNIRETPGIVSVINQKEMLRAGARDLVDVLTLFVPGMGFGVDVEGVVGVGFHGIWGNEGKVLLLIDGQEANEELFATLQLGGHYPVDMIERVEVIRGPGSAMYGGYASLAVINIITKATGNKAESHGAFLNSFSRNAATHSDFSLGFTQPFTNGVVNFSATEGTGTRATRTWIDATGFLVKLADKSDIGVGNYNLRVAYKGFSIRGMLDSYRLQIATLYGTALNNAKTYDQRFDSYFGEATYTYAVNNVIKIVPKLQYKQQYPWQLQVPTLGYFNKRYSKKVDFDISSTYNLGGGSNILVGSSISRCNILDVASDNLTNNNDFGITNFSAYAQLLLFSKWVNITAGARYDYYNHFGNSLVPRISITRAWTGFNFKAMASQSFRVPGGVVSMRNFNSGKILEPEKATNLEVELGYRVFRSTWLSFNAYRVLFEKVIVYAADPSTGVGQYANGGKQGAYGMEADLRYSIKYVDLQVNYAYYTALKNSVENFLVEQDNAAYPGFANQRVTTIAAINLTKNIALTPSISYYGPRYGFTSYGLSTKKYAETAVVNVALTMRNIGVEGLDLYFGGHNILDKNMPTIQPYNGGHLPLPGESASVFSRLVFNF; encoded by the coding sequence ATGAAGATAGCTAAGTGTTTCATAGTTGTTGTTGCTCTTATGGTTGGGCCATTTTCACCCAATGCCCTCCTTGCGCAGGTGGATACTACAATGCTTTCGGGCGATCGCTTTTACGATTTGTCGCTCGAGCAGCTGATGAATATTCCCGTAGAAATCTCCTCTAAGAGCGCTGTAAATATCAGGGAGACTCCGGGCATTGTTTCCGTAATCAATCAGAAGGAGATGCTCAGGGCAGGTGCTCGCGATCTGGTGGATGTGCTTACGCTATTTGTTCCGGGAATGGGTTTTGGGGTTGATGTTGAAGGTGTAGTTGGCGTTGGTTTTCATGGAATTTGGGGCAATGAGGGCAAGGTGCTACTGCTTATTGATGGGCAGGAGGCCAACGAGGAGCTGTTTGCTACCCTGCAGCTGGGTGGACACTATCCGGTGGACATGATTGAAAGGGTGGAGGTTATTCGAGGACCCGGAAGCGCAATGTATGGAGGTTATGCAAGCCTTGCGGTTATAAATATTATTACCAAAGCTACAGGAAATAAGGCTGAATCGCATGGTGCATTTCTAAACTCTTTTTCACGAAATGCGGCTACCCATAGCGATTTCTCACTTGGCTTTACCCAACCTTTCACCAATGGGGTGGTTAATTTCAGCGCCACCGAAGGAACCGGAACACGGGCTACACGAACTTGGATCGACGCCACCGGTTTTCTGGTGAAGCTGGCCGACAAGTCGGATATTGGTGTTGGCAACTACAACCTCCGTGTTGCATACAAGGGATTTTCCATAAGGGGAATGCTCGACAGCTATCGGCTGCAAATAGCCACGCTTTATGGCACTGCATTGAATAACGCAAAAACCTACGATCAACGCTTCGATAGCTACTTTGGTGAGGCAACCTATACCTACGCGGTAAACAATGTTATAAAAATTGTTCCCAAGTTGCAGTATAAGCAGCAATATCCTTGGCAGCTGCAGGTTCCTACTTTGGGATATTTCAACAAGCGGTATAGCAAAAAGGTAGACTTCGACATTAGCTCGACCTACAATTTAGGTGGTGGCTCAAACATTTTAGTTGGCTCCTCCATTTCAAGGTGTAATATTTTGGATGTTGCTAGTGACAATCTTACCAACAATAATGATTTTGGCATCACCAATTTTTCGGCCTACGCTCAGCTTCTTCTTTTCTCAAAATGGGTAAACATTACTGCCGGTGCGCGATACGATTACTACAACCACTTTGGTAATTCATTGGTGCCCCGCATAAGCATTACACGCGCTTGGACAGGCTTTAACTTCAAGGCAATGGCCAGCCAATCTTTTCGTGTTCCAGGGGGAGTGGTTTCCATGCGAAATTTTAATTCGGGAAAAATTCTTGAGCCCGAAAAGGCAACTAACCTGGAGGTTGAACTTGGGTATCGGGTTTTTCGCTCCACTTGGCTGTCGTTTAATGCCTACCGGGTGCTGTTCGAGAAGGTTATTGTTTATGCTGCCGACCCGTCTACTGGTGTTGGCCAGTATGCAAATGGAGGCAAACAGGGTGCCTATGGAATGGAAGCCGATCTTCGATATAGCATAAAGTATGTAGATCTTCAGGTCAACTACGCTTACTATACGGCGCTCAAGAATAGCGTGGAAAATTTTCTTGTGGAGCAGGATAATGCAGCATATCCAGGTTTTGCCAACCAACGGGTAACCACGATAGCAGCGATTAACCTTACTAAGAATATTGCCCTCACTCCGTCAATTTCCTACTACGGCCCTCGCTATGGTTTTACATCCTATGGGTTAAGCACAAAGAAATATGCAGAAACTGCGGTGGTGAATGTTGCGCTCACCATGCGAAACATTGGTGTTGAGGGGCTTGACCTTTACTTTGGTGGCCACAATATCCTCGACAAGAATATGCCTACTATTCAACCATACAATGGTGGTCACCTACCGCTACCGGGCGAATCGGCCTCCGTGTTCTCACGGTTAGTTTTCAATTTTTAG
- a CDS encoding 4Fe-4S binding protein: MLKKIFSKLPRLLLLAALLVAIAYLHGNRSHSKGSVAQPECDLGVHSVFSLTDIQHIFPSAFHAKPSGVDSSVVFVYDVDKVLLGKVICSSPYADSIIGYAGSTPLLVGLNCGDTVVGVSMLRNVESPGFIRKIEKRGFFKIWNNLPVSEAYGMPVDAMAGATYSTTAIIKNMQVCVGRYLSSGKIPPEHLPFDWMSFLKFAASILVVLFALLSFFFTKQLRKGRNYLLSSAVLIIGLWGGSFLSAALLYGWLVDGFPWAARLLLCTIFVLAVILPLVTGKAFYCNYLCPFGACQELAGKIFPWKLEIPIRVARWLRWLRPLFFASVLILLLVGFSVDLTELEPFSIFAYQTVSAIVMVMAIFFIIVSLVIPKPWCRFFCPTGEFLELIRKPGKPWGRIQRKE; this comes from the coding sequence ATGCTTAAAAAAATATTTTCCAAACTTCCACGCTTGCTGCTTCTGGCAGCCCTGCTGGTGGCAATTGCCTATTTGCATGGAAATCGGTCACATTCCAAGGGTAGCGTTGCCCAGCCGGAGTGCGATCTCGGTGTTCATTCCGTTTTTTCTTTGACAGACATTCAGCATATTTTTCCAAGTGCATTCCATGCAAAACCAAGTGGGGTAGATTCGTCGGTGGTCTTTGTTTATGATGTTGATAAAGTTCTCTTGGGCAAAGTCATTTGTTCAAGTCCTTATGCCGATAGCATTATTGGTTACGCTGGAAGTACGCCACTGCTTGTGGGACTCAATTGCGGTGATACGGTGGTGGGTGTCTCTATGCTTCGAAATGTGGAATCGCCCGGGTTCATTCGAAAGATTGAAAAGCGTGGGTTTTTTAAAATATGGAACAATTTACCGGTTTCCGAAGCTTATGGTATGCCGGTTGATGCCATGGCGGGAGCGACCTATAGCACCACTGCTATTATCAAAAATATGCAGGTGTGCGTTGGAAGGTATCTGTCTAGTGGTAAAATTCCTCCGGAGCACCTGCCCTTCGATTGGATGAGTTTTTTAAAATTTGCGGCTTCGATTCTTGTGGTTTTGTTTGCACTCTTAAGCTTTTTCTTCACCAAGCAGCTGCGAAAAGGGCGTAATTACCTACTTAGTTCGGCAGTGCTGATCATTGGCCTCTGGGGTGGCTCATTTCTTTCGGCTGCACTACTTTATGGCTGGCTTGTGGATGGTTTTCCTTGGGCGGCACGTTTGCTACTTTGCACCATTTTTGTTCTCGCTGTGATTTTACCGCTGGTTACAGGAAAGGCCTTCTACTGTAATTACCTCTGCCCATTTGGTGCGTGCCAGGAGTTGGCCGGGAAAATTTTTCCTTGGAAGCTGGAGATTCCCATTCGAGTTGCTCGGTGGCTTCGATGGTTGCGCCCACTATTTTTTGCCTCAGTATTGATTCTTTTGCTTGTTGGCTTTTCGGTAGATTTAACGGAGCTGGAGCCATTTAGCATTTTCGCCTACCAAACGGTATCGGCCATTGTGATGGTGATGGCTATATTCTTCATAATTGTCTCCTTGGTTATTCCCAAACCTTGGTGCCGATTCTTCTGCCCAACGGGTGAATTCTTAGAGTTAATTAGAAAACCTGGCAAACCTTGGGGCAGAATTCAGCGAAAGGAATAA
- the recG gene encoding ATP-dependent DNA helicase RecG → MDKFFDTELKFLPGVGPKRAELLNKELQLATFRDLLYYFPFKYIDRSKFYAIAEITDDQSYVQIRGKIVGFSFVGEGRGKRLVASFTDGRSVAELVWFKGIKWIQPKLKVNVPYVVFGKPSMFNGKLNFVHPDVEDGLKSDGTIGGGLQAYYNTTEKLKLSFLNSKAILKLQENLHRVIVDKVQESLPPHLLQQLKLLPLMEALQYIHFPPGMEELRKAQTRLKFEELFFIQLNLLTQKNYRTRQVNGHVFSKVGDHFNSFYNQKLPFPLTEAQKRVLREIRRDLGSGRQMNRLLQGDVGSGKTLVGLMSMLLANDNGYQASIMAPTEILATQHFQTITSFLEGLDVSVALLTGSTKKSERKKLFAELEQGTIDILIGTHALLEDTVQFRDLGLVIIDEQQRFGVAQRAKLWQKNTNPPHILVMTATPIPRTLAMTVYGDLEVSVIDELPPGRKPINTIHYYDNKRLKMFGFIREQVRLGRQIYVVYPLIKESEKMDYKDLQDGYEGMVREFPPPNYVVVVVHGQMKSEEKDFSMNLFASGKAHIMVATTVIEVGVNVPNASVMIIESAERFGLSQLHQLRGRVGRGADQSYCILMTGTKLSSDSRKRISTMVNTNDGFEIAEVDLALRGPGDMEGTMQSGMAFDLKIANIAKDGQLLTWARNVATDLLQEDPLLDSPKNSILRTELQRFKVHNNYDFSKIS, encoded by the coding sequence GTGGATAAATTTTTTGATACAGAATTAAAATTTCTGCCTGGAGTTGGGCCCAAACGGGCTGAGTTGTTGAACAAGGAACTTCAGCTGGCCACCTTTCGCGACCTCCTCTACTATTTCCCGTTTAAGTATATCGATCGATCTAAGTTTTACGCTATTGCCGAAATCACCGATGACCAGTCGTATGTGCAGATTCGAGGAAAAATTGTAGGATTTTCTTTTGTGGGCGAGGGTCGCGGCAAGAGGCTAGTGGCTTCTTTCACCGATGGGAGGAGTGTGGCTGAGCTGGTTTGGTTTAAGGGAATTAAGTGGATACAGCCCAAGTTGAAGGTAAATGTTCCCTATGTTGTGTTCGGTAAGCCCAGCATGTTCAATGGCAAGTTGAACTTCGTCCATCCGGACGTGGAGGATGGGCTTAAGAGCGATGGAACAATTGGCGGTGGATTGCAGGCCTACTACAACACCACCGAAAAGTTAAAGTTGTCGTTTTTAAATTCAAAGGCGATACTCAAGTTACAGGAAAATCTTCATAGGGTAATTGTGGACAAGGTTCAGGAAAGCCTGCCCCCTCATCTTCTTCAGCAGCTGAAGTTATTGCCGTTAATGGAAGCATTGCAGTATATCCACTTTCCACCGGGGATGGAGGAGCTGCGTAAGGCTCAAACTAGATTGAAGTTTGAAGAGTTGTTCTTTATCCAGCTTAACCTGCTAACTCAGAAAAATTATCGAACACGCCAAGTAAATGGCCATGTGTTTTCTAAAGTGGGAGACCATTTCAACTCCTTTTACAACCAAAAGTTGCCATTTCCCCTTACAGAAGCGCAAAAAAGAGTGCTGCGAGAAATTCGGCGCGACCTTGGTTCGGGTAGGCAAATGAATCGGCTGCTTCAGGGCGACGTGGGAAGTGGTAAAACGCTGGTTGGGCTCATGTCCATGCTTCTTGCCAACGACAACGGATACCAGGCCAGCATTATGGCACCCACTGAAATTTTAGCAACGCAGCATTTCCAAACAATCACCTCCTTTTTGGAGGGACTTGATGTGTCTGTTGCCCTATTAACGGGCTCAACAAAAAAATCGGAACGCAAAAAGTTGTTTGCTGAGCTTGAGCAGGGCACTATCGATATCTTAATTGGTACGCACGCGCTGCTTGAGGATACAGTGCAGTTTCGGGACTTAGGGCTAGTGATTATTGATGAGCAGCAGCGCTTTGGGGTTGCCCAGCGGGCTAAGCTGTGGCAGAAGAATACCAACCCACCGCACATACTGGTAATGACCGCCACACCAATTCCCCGCACCTTAGCCATGACAGTATATGGCGACTTGGAGGTGTCGGTGATTGATGAGCTGCCTCCTGGACGGAAACCAATAAATACCATCCACTACTACGACAACAAACGGTTAAAGATGTTTGGCTTTATTCGTGAGCAGGTGAGGCTGGGCCGGCAGATTTACGTGGTTTATCCCCTGATAAAAGAGTCGGAGAAGATGGACTACAAAGATTTGCAGGATGGATACGAAGGAATGGTGCGGGAATTTCCTCCACCGAACTATGTGGTTGTAGTGGTGCATGGGCAGATGAAATCGGAGGAGAAGGATTTTTCCATGAATCTTTTTGCATCGGGCAAAGCGCATATTATGGTGGCAACCACAGTAATTGAGGTGGGTGTTAATGTGCCCAATGCCTCTGTAATGATTATTGAGAGTGCTGAGCGCTTTGGGCTTTCACAGCTGCATCAGCTACGGGGGAGGGTAGGGCGTGGTGCCGACCAATCATATTGCATACTTATGACTGGCACAAAGCTTTCGTCCGATTCGCGCAAGCGGATTAGCACCATGGTAAACACCAATGATGGTTTTGAAATTGCCGAGGTTGACCTTGCGTTAAGGGGGCCAGGTGATATGGAAGGAACCATGCAGAGCGGTATGGCCTTCGACCTCAAAATTGCCAATATTGCCAAGGATGGACAGCTGCTCACCTGGGCGCGCAATGTTGCAACCGACCTCCTGCAGGAAGACCCTTTGCTTGATTCACCAAAAAACAGTATATTAAGGACCGAATTGCAGCGCTTTAAGGTTCATAATAATTATGATTTTAGCAAAATAAGTTAG
- a CDS encoding HD domain-containing protein, giving the protein MTDYQQESIEKTYRFVEQFHTHDTTGHDWWHVERVTRTARKLAVEENANLFLVEMAALLHDIDDWKLGLEEDNKTEAFLEQISISAEDKHSILKIIDEVSFKGAEVATPTSSIESMCVQDADRLDAIGAIGVARAFTYGGSKNRSLYEPDVAPTMHHSFGDYKTKHSHTINHFYEKLLLLKERINTPTAKAIAEERHAFMEQFLVQFYREWNAE; this is encoded by the coding sequence ATGACGGATTACCAGCAAGAGTCAATTGAGAAAACTTATCGGTTTGTTGAGCAGTTCCATACACACGACACCACCGGCCACGACTGGTGGCACGTTGAACGGGTAACCCGCACGGCAAGAAAGTTAGCAGTGGAGGAAAACGCCAACCTTTTCTTGGTAGAGATGGCAGCACTTCTCCACGATATTGATGATTGGAAATTGGGCCTTGAGGAGGATAACAAGACTGAAGCATTCCTTGAACAAATAAGCATTTCGGCAGAAGACAAGCATAGCATACTTAAAATCATTGATGAGGTAAGCTTTAAGGGTGCTGAGGTAGCTACGCCCACCTCCTCAATCGAAAGCATGTGCGTTCAAGATGCCGACAGGCTCGATGCCATTGGAGCCATTGGTGTTGCTCGCGCATTTACTTACGGTGGTTCAAAAAATCGCAGCCTCTACGAGCCCGATGTTGCGCCAACTATGCATCACTCCTTTGGGGATTATAAAACCAAGCATTCGCACACCATTAACCACTTCTACGAAAAGTTGCTTTTGCTTAAGGAGAGGATAAATACACCCACAGCAAAAGCCATTGCCGAGGAGCGCCACGCTTTTATGGAGCAATTCCTAGTTCAATTCTACAGGGAGTGGAACGCAGAGTAG